The following proteins are co-located in the Oceanimonas sp. GK1 genome:
- the fliD gene encoding flagellar filament capping protein FliD translates to MFGMNGMDPSSMAQMLMSAERAPLDGLLRSQRSQLSAQKEAYGQIKGKLQALQMAIKELTSGTGLSSQSVGFSAEGYASATVKAGAANADYQLYVKQLAQSDQYSLALDENWTVPTQGVLDITLDGQTLSLDLSTLDSASGLTGLRDAINQATDNSGVQASLVRADGQTHLMLTGSKTGASQAMTINLGGGNGEAAFTELQTAIGNKTQLASAQDAVIELGGAGGLQLSSTTNTFDGQIDGLNLTVSKAHAQDEFGNYTDAPLGLSVATDQAAIEESLKGIVDAYNALVGEVQKHTQSKEGSSAALSGDSMARGLLGRLRGTLSNPPDGVSLAELGIKTDRYGKLSLDTAAMARLQESRPGALEDAFTGAGGLLTRLEADTKPYLDRNGTLVQRDRSLQSGLDRIADRQEALDSRMNKVYQRYLGQFTRMQTLAQQMQQTMSMF, encoded by the coding sequence ATGTTTGGAATGAACGGAATGGATCCGTCCTCGATGGCGCAGATGCTGATGTCGGCGGAGCGGGCTCCCCTCGACGGCCTGCTGCGCAGCCAGCGAAGCCAGCTGAGCGCCCAGAAAGAGGCTTACGGCCAGATCAAAGGCAAGCTGCAGGCGCTGCAGATGGCGATCAAGGAGCTGACCAGCGGCACCGGCCTTAGCAGCCAGTCCGTCGGCTTCAGTGCCGAGGGCTATGCCAGCGCCACCGTCAAGGCCGGCGCCGCCAACGCCGATTACCAGCTCTATGTAAAACAGCTGGCGCAATCCGATCAGTATTCCCTGGCGCTGGACGAGAACTGGACGGTGCCCACTCAGGGCGTGCTCGACATTACCCTTGACGGCCAGACCCTGAGCCTGGATCTGTCGACCCTGGACTCCGCCAGCGGGCTTACCGGGCTGCGGGATGCGATCAACCAGGCGACGGACAACAGCGGCGTGCAGGCGTCTCTGGTGCGGGCCGATGGCCAGACCCACCTGATGCTGACCGGCAGCAAGACCGGCGCCAGCCAGGCCATGACCATCAACCTCGGCGGCGGCAACGGCGAGGCGGCCTTTACCGAGCTGCAAACCGCCATTGGCAACAAGACGCAACTGGCCAGCGCCCAGGATGCGGTGATCGAGCTGGGCGGGGCCGGCGGCCTGCAACTGAGCAGCACCACCAACACCTTTGACGGCCAGATAGACGGCCTCAACCTGACGGTGAGCAAGGCCCATGCCCAGGATGAATTCGGCAACTATACCGATGCGCCGCTGGGGCTCAGCGTGGCCACGGATCAGGCCGCCATTGAGGAATCCCTCAAGGGTATAGTGGACGCCTACAACGCCCTGGTGGGCGAGGTGCAAAAGCACACCCAAAGCAAGGAAGGCAGCAGTGCGGCGCTCTCCGGCGACAGCATGGCCCGGGGCCTGTTGGGGCGGCTGCGGGGCACCCTGTCCAATCCACCCGACGGTGTCAGTCTGGCGGAGCTGGGCATCAAGACCGACCGCTACGGCAAGCTCTCCCTCGACACCGCCGCCATGGCCAGGCTGCAGGAAAGCCGGCCCGGCGCCCTGGAAGACGCCTTTACCGGTGCCGGCGGCCTGCTGACCCGGCTGGAGGCCGACACCAAACCCTATCTGGATCGCAACGGCACCCTGGTGCAGCGGGATCGCAGCCTGCAGAGCGGCCTGGATCGCATTGCCGACCGGCAGGAGGCCCTGGACAGCCGCATGAACAAGGTCTACCAGCGCTACCTGGGCCAGTTCACCCGCATGCAAACATTGGCACAGCAAATGCAACAGACCATGTCCATGTTTTAA